A window of Salvia splendens isolate huo1 chromosome 8, SspV2, whole genome shotgun sequence genomic DNA:
GAGGGATATGAAATCATCCGTCTCTTCAACCTCCCTCATTCATCACTCTCTCATCAGATTCCACTCGCCCCACTCTCTCCACTCTCTAAAACCCTAGTCGTTCTTCAAGCGTGAAGAATTGACAGCAGCCAACCCAGATTTCGGCGATTCAAGTCTACCGGTGATTTCATCTAACCCAAATCGACCATCGTTGACTCGTTTCGTGTTATTTTCAACAAATCGATTAGGTTTGTTTGACCTGCGATTTTGGgtcttttttgttttgattttgtagtaccgaaaaataaaaaatgtagcTTCGCTTTTACCGTGTTTGTTTAAATTCACAATTTCCTACTTATTCGTCTACGGTTGCCTATGATTATCACGGGTAGTCAATGAGATGTGTTGAACAGGCATGGATTTAGGTCTcttatatttttgttgtttggCAGATCCAAAATGTCGAAAAGAGGACGTCCACGCTCGCAAGCATCACAGGGTTCATGTATATTGGCGTCGCTACTTGTGCTTTTCAATATCCTATTTGTTACAGAGGATTCAGTTTGATGATTGCATATAAAATGTTTAAATGTGAATTTACAGTGATAATCATTTGATTTATCTTATGCATTATGTGCTTGGTTTGTACGCATCAGTCGTTGTTATTGCAGTTTTTGTTGCATTTTAGAGGTGTATTTAGTGGAATGAGTGATGTACCGACTAATagcaagaattttttttttcattatataaCTTAAATTGTGCATTATGTACCATGATATATGCATTACTGAAAGTATATTAAGCATTATTAACCGTATAAGCTGTGGCAGTGTAATATGAAAATGTGATTGTGTATTTGATGTGGTTTATTGTACTTGTGGACTGATTCATAGTAGTAAATAAGCTATATATTTTCTGTATCTTATGCATTATGTGTAGATAAGGAGGTGTATTTGATGATTTGATGTGCGATAATTATTTGCTTTATCTTATGCATTATGTGTTTGGTTTGTATGCATTAATCTTTCCTATTGCAGTTTTTTTTGCTTTTGAAAGGTGTATTTACTAGAATGAGTGATGTACAGACTAATAGCAAGAAAAAAATTTTTGTTCATTATATAACTTAAAATGTGCATTACGTACATTTTTTGTGCATTTTCTGTGTAACACATGTGCATTTTTGTGTTTATACAATGCattattagtaatttttaatgcattatgaggTTGTGTTATGCATTATTTCATATGATATATGCATTAATCTGTAAAATGCTAGCAGCATTATGTATTCTGATTTATTGATAATGTTTTGATGTATTACTTTGTTTgttccatatcagagaagcgGCTAAGATCAGACATTGACGATGCAGTTGACGATGTTATTCCAGTTGACGAGAATTATGGTTTGGAGTGAGTCTTGATTCGGCTATAGGGAGATCTTGGTTAATGGGTTAACTGATATTCGAATAGatgtttcaatttaaaattgTACTTTTTCGCAACTTAATAAGTGCGTTTGGATATTAGCTAATGATTTTGAGACTGCGTAAATTGTTCGTATTCAGCATTAAAGAGTGTGCATTGTGTTTTACAATCTATGCATTACTCCTTTATCAactgtcattatttgcaatatagTGTTCGTTACGATAATAATTGTGTATATGTAAAGTTTGAGCATTATGTGTAATTATATTGTCATTATTTACAgttaattatgcattataagaaGTATGCATGGTAAATTTAAAGTGGATATAAACGTTGCGACAGAATTCAGGGGTGCATGGTTTATTTCAACTGGATATAAATTCAACATTAGATaaattagtgcattatttgattaaaacgttgcattatttaccaagaaattatcattatttaaaattttgtattaaataAGACATATCAACGGGCTGCATtatttattccaataagtgaattttttaatttaatcatttCGCCAGAATTCAGGAGTCCATGGAATATTAAAATCGGATATCAATTCTGCAATAgacattttagtgcattattttactaaaacatTGCATTATGAcctagaaaaaataaaaattgggaacaaacaaaataattcatcagAACACAACTGATACAAAGTTGACTTCTTTAAATAAAAACCAAACGTTGCATTATGACAGATATAAAGtttcaataacaaaacaaaaacatgaccTAGTGCAAGACACAAGAAGTTGCTAtatgtacgtactataccctagcccctagtcTTATTGAACCGtggggggaaacaagaaacgtgtgccaaacatcgtatcacggtacatcttattcgtatgcattgcagttcacataatttgcattatacagtcaataatatgcattactcgctacaatttggtgcattattcgaattgttttacaatttgtaattaatgtgtacgtactataccctagcccctaatcttattaaacccttggggggaacaagaaacgtgtgccaacaTCGTAACACggtacatcttgttcgtatgcaatGCATATCACATATCAATTATATCCATAACTCGTTTCaatgtggtgcattattagttgCTGTTTACGATtcgttattaatgtgtacgtactaaaccctagcccataaccttattaaacccttagaatAAACAAGAACCGTGTGTCAAACAACGAAACACGGtaaatcttattcgtatgcattgttcgtgtgccaaacaacgaaacacggtaaatcacattcattacatatcacaaataatacattatagaaactaaactacgcattatactatacaaaatatacattatgtgcaacaCAGACGAATTaatgcagctcgtgtatttggacaatgtTTTTTAGACTatgaacatactacaccctagcccctaggcttgttaaacccttagggaaaacaacaaacgtgcgtcaaacatcgaaacacgacacaacttaaattaaacgggtcagggataaatgttcattacatatcacaaataatgcattacagaaacaaaactacgcattatactatacaatatgtacattatgtgtatcagtaaaaAAACTACCTACGCGCTATTCTCTGCAGACAGTGCATGTGACTTCGTGAGTTCACTGCATTCAATAATAGATTGTCTCTTTGGCAGTGGAGAAACTAAGCAATTGGGAAGAGAAGTCCAGTCCCAACAAAGACTTTCCCAGGACTTAGCACTTAGCAGTAAGACCAATTTGCAGATAAAAAACAAACCTGCTTACTAGATATTGTAAAAACACAACCACTTGCATAGAGATAGGAAAAGCTAATCAGAAAATGGTATCCATTTACAACCTTGGTATCCTTTATAAACAACCAAATGTTGGATACGCTTGGAGTATGCCAATGCAGCATCGTATAAACTGTAAAAGATCCAAAAACCTAGTTATTGTGTAATGATATCCAATAGCATAGAAATTATAGTAGAAATAACATAAAACAACAGCAGGTAATAGATCCCAGGAAAGATTGCAATTACCTTGAGGAGTCTGCGAAGCAAGTTGCAAAAGTCAGTGCATTTATTCGAGCTAGAGGAGCACTGATATAAAATGGAGAATGTTGAGAAAATTACAAAGGAGAAAATGAATACTCCGTATGTCGCATGCAACACAATCAGATAATCAAATGACATCGTTTTTTCGCTCGACGACAATCAGACGATCGACGACAATTTCCTCGGCACGAGAGTCTCGTGGCTGAATCGAGTGGAGAGAGACAGCAGAAGCCGGGGCTTCGTGTTGAGGATTAGGAAGAAGGATAAGCGAAGGATTCTGAAACCGAATCTCCAGCACATCCACGCGGTTTCCGATGAAATTGAGGATAGATGGAACGAATTGAGGATTTACAACCACATGGAAGAGAACCACAAATTGAACGTGATCTGCAATCAAAATAACCGCTGAGTTTGGAAGAGAAAATTATGGGATTTTCCATAACAACCGCCAACGTTAATTCCCTAAACTAGCCTTTTCacaatttttaatgaattaatttaatataatctgGGATTAATTTGGGCGGTTAGATCCTTATAATGAATGGccgagattaagaaggaaataggagaaaagatgcaaaaaggaaatgaatacatccatatatatatatatatatatatatatatattatactcctttcgtccGCGAAATATTGTCTACAATTGACTCAGCACGGGTTTCAAGtaatatgaaaaaaaagtaagtgGAACGTGGTTCCACatttatgtatattatttttataatataacgtgagtgtaatgagttagtggaaaatgaactcattttaccaaaaaagggaagaaaaaagaaaacaaagtgaaTAACATTTCTCAAcaggaccaaaatggaaaaagtgGACAAAATTTAACTGACAGAAgaagtaataaaatgtgagtgaaataagttgataaataagttgatggaatgtgggcctacttaccatttttaataaatgtgaaATACTAGGATTTATATAGTGGACgaaccaaaatgataaaatataacTCATGCTATTAAGGAATGGAGTGagtataatatataaattactccctccgtccctcaagaatatgcactctttcctttttagtccgtctcacaagaatatgcattttctacgagactcattctctactaataatattttatttactttttctctcacCTTTCtcttatttcattaattttacaTGAAAATCCGTATtaaccccaaagtgcatattatttGAGGACGTAGGGGAGGGAGTATGATCTAAATGTCAATTTCTCAAATAAGATCTACCCAACTTTACCCTCCCTTCTATAAAGACCTCTACACCACCAACACCACTCCACAGTCTAACTCGTTTCTCATTTTAACTTTATTTATACATCTTTTGATCTCATCTTCTTTCTCTTCAACACATAGATAGATCTCTTCCAATACTAAATCGTGTAGCAAACATCTTCATCCATCCTATTTTACACAACagcaagaaaaataaaagtaaaatagtaACTAAATTTTCTGCTACTTCAGCAAATTACTATATCCGAAACAAAAATCTTACTATATCCAATATAATGGGACTTCTCGACAAACTATGGGATGAAACTCTAGCTGGTCCAACGCCGGACTCCGGCCTCGGCAAACTTCGCAAATACAACTCTTTCTCCGCCAGATCTAGCGCCGCGCCGCCGTCGGATCCGGTGCCTCCGCCCCCGATCAACAAGGTTTCTCCGAGCATCCCCGTTCCTGGAAGCGGAATTAATAATTATCGCAATCTCACCGTTTCCGTGGATTCGCCGTCGCttccgtcgtcgccgtcgtGCTCCAGCACTCCGACCTCGCCCTTTACGCGTAAGAGATCTTCAATTTTAGATGTCGATTAACCTAGAGAGAGAAATTAAATAGCTACATGAAAATGGAGTGGTTTGGGGGTCGATGTGAAATTTTCTGCTTTTCTTTTGGGCTGATTTCTAATATTAGTTTGTTTTGGGGTAATTTTAGCAAATACGCCTGGGGCTGCGGGGAATTTTAAGAAGTTGACGAGGAGAAAATCGGCAACTGCTGCT
This region includes:
- the LOC121743255 gene encoding dormancy-associated protein homolog 4-like, whose protein sequence is MGLLDKLWDETLAGPTPDSGLGKLRKYNSFSARSSAAPPSDPVPPPPINKVSPSIPVPGSGINNYRNLTVSVDSPSLPSSPSCSSTPTSPFTPNTPGAAGNFKKLTRRKSATAAVQNSVAKSPTGYDWIVLSALDR